A window from Gossypium raimondii isolate GPD5lz chromosome 7, ASM2569854v1, whole genome shotgun sequence encodes these proteins:
- the LOC105797688 gene encoding protein transport protein SEC16B homolog: MASPQFEVEDQLDEDFFDKLVNDDDDFDFTGSTGKHVVEAADFEEVKGFSNLTISETSPTGVESGGKDIDIGTEAEKGVEDAAISELLAANEDNVAAKESSSQLPSNVKECSVMETGEEGVLDGGTSKSDVASGIGVKEVQWSSLNSDSNVINAGGSRTFSEIFNDLGDNSEDPFAEVGNKDDLLKEFNGSTVSVPGNSFSDLASSSHPENNDVQYYGMGLEQNVDGQEFSNYQSWENLYPGWKYDPNTAQWYQVEGYVNTFMNSQESFGVTHSDNGDHFSDRKMDVPSLQKTTQSSVGTLAEDFGNSNTSNWNQISQGNAEYPAHMVFDPQYPGWYYDTIALEWKMLEPYTSAVDQSATMDNDQQYQNKNIESYEFQALGSQDLYMNQCASASNYHQQNSNSFQDYSVSKNGRDFSSETKQLGNIYSPADHVDNHAEQKNEFDASRLVAPYKQQSQTFLHGSEISRFQSFIPAQSYTQFSNQTTVQPDQQMQFIPAFIDAQKSGDHPQQPLQIGTPFSSSPNEGRSSAGRPPHALVTFGFGGKLLVMRNNSLSHTTAPYGNQGSVGGVVSVLNLVEVVMDNSNASSFGFGAQDYFQTLCQHPLPGPLVGGNVGNRELYKWIDERIANCESSSLGYRGDVLRLLLSLLKISCQYYGKLRSPFGTDQTSKESDCPELAIAKRLGSVKGKGVQSGLYSAVVHCFQNLPSEAQMQATALEVQRLLVSGRKKEALEFAQEGQLWGPALVIASQLGDQFYGDTVKLMALKQLKAGSPLRTLCLVVAGQPADVFSTVSPSSNLPGYVNTPHQPGQIAASMLDGWEENLAILTANRTKDDELVIIHLGDCLWKERGEAAAAHICYLVAEANFEPYSDGARLCLIGADHWNCPRTYVSPEAIQRTELFEYSKTLGNSQFLLLPFQPYKLIYAYMLAEVGKMADSLKYCQAILKSLRTGRTTEVETWKQVVSSLEERLRIHQQGGYYTNLAPTKLVGKLLTFFDNTAHRVVGGQPPPLSSTLHSSVHQNEFAHQLHGSDTSNSQPTMVTRSLISSPSMESMAMPSLMPSASMEPISQWTGQTDLSAMPSRSISEPVFGQSDRKVNSSNEANSSGTQEKAAVSSGSSRFGRFGSQLFQKTVGLVLRSRPHHQAKLGEKNKFYYDEKLKRWVEEGAEPPAEESALPPPPTNAAFQNGVNDLSVKDTPKIEGFHKSSENKSSISSERSSGIPPIPPSSNQYSARARMGIRSRYVDTFNKGGGSPVSLFQSPVRSAKPVAGSSPKFFIPSTVTPAEEIVQNTGESTQEAVMTNESPATSYQQVLSPLSSTSTLALPPPPPPSSSSSSMQRFPSMDTIVHKSTVAASDGNSRRIASWSGSLSNASSLSTTRKEIKPLEGTLSIPYTDPDSGEDLHEIKL, encoded by the exons ATGGCTTCTCCTCAATTTGAAGTGGAGGATCAGTTGGATGAGGATTTCTTTGACAAATTGGTCAATGATGACGATGACTTTGATTTTACTGGATCCACCGGTAAGCATGTAGTAGAAGCTGCTGATTTTGAGGAAGTAAAAGGTTTTTCTAATTTGACTATTAGTGAAACAAGTCCTACCGGGGTTGAATCTGGTGGAAAAGATATTGATATTGGTACCGAAGCTGAAAAGGGTGTAGAAGATGCTGCTATTTCGGAATTATTGGCTGCTAATGAGGATAATGTGGCTGCTAAGGAGAGCAGTTCACAGCTACCTAGTAATGTGAAAGAGTGCAGTGTGATGGAGACAGGAGAGGAGGGTGTGTTGGATGGTGGTACCAGTAAGAGTGATGTAGCTTCAGGTATTGGTGTGAAAGAGGTTCAATGGAGCTCGCTTAACTCTGATTCAAATGTTATCAATGCTGGTGGATCTAGGACATTTTCggaaatatttaatgatttggGGGATAATTCTGAGGACCCTTTTGCTGAAGTGGGGAATAAAGATGATCTGCTGAAGGAATTTAATGGTAGTACAGTTAGTGTACCAGGGAATTCATTTTCTGATTTGGCTTCGTCTAGTCATCCAGAAAATAATGATGTTCAATACTATGGCATGGGGTTAGAACAAAATGTAGATGGGCAGGAATTTAGCAATTATCAGTCCTGGGAAAATCTTTATCCAGGATGGAAATATGATCCAAATACTGCGCAATGGTATCAGGTGGAGGGATACGTGAATACATTTATGAATTCACAGGAGAGCTTTGGTGTGACACATTCAGATAATGGCGATCATTTTTCAGATAGAAAGATGGACGTGCCTTCTTTGCAGAAAACAACTCAGTCTTCTGTGGGAACTTTAGCAGAGGACTTTGGGAATTCAAATACCTCAAACTGGAATCAGATTTCACAAGGCAATGCAGAGTACCCTGCACACATGGTATTTGATCCCCAGTACCCTGGTTGGTACTATGATACAATTGCCCTAGAATGGAAGATGTTGGAGCCTTATACTTCAGCTGTAGATCAGTCAGCAACCATGGATAATGATCAgcaatatcaaaataaaaatattgaaagcTATGAGTTTCAAGCTTTAGGTAGTCAAGACCTTTATATGAATCAGTGTGCATCTGCAAGCAACTACCATCAGCAAAATTCTAATAGTTTCCAAGATTACTCTGTTTCCAAGAACGGAAGAGATTTCTCTTCTGAAACCAAACAATTAGGAAACATTTACAGTCCTGCAGATCATGTAGATAATCATGCAGagcaaaaaaatgaatttgacGCTTCTAGATTGGTTGCTCCTTATAAACAGCAAAGTCAGACTTTTCTACATGGTAGTGAGATTTCTAGGTTTCAAAGCTTTATTCCTGCTCAAAGTTATACGCAGTTTAGCAATCAGACAACTGTTCAGCCAGACCAACAGATGCAGTTCATACCTGCTTTCATTGATGCTCAGAAATCAGGAGATCATCCTCAACAGCCACTTCAAATAGGCACCCCATTTTCTTCTTCACCCAATGAGGGAAGGTCTTCTGCTGGGCGCCCTCCACATGCTCTAGTGACTTTTGGATTTGGTGGAAAACTTCTTGTCATGAGAAACAACAGTTTGTCTCACACAACTGCACCGTATGGGAACCAG GGCTCTGTAGGAGGTGTGGTCAGTGTACTCAATTTGGTGGAAGTTGTCATGGACAACAGTAATGCTTCTAGCTTTGGGTTTGGTGCCCAAGATTACTTTCAGACATTGTGCCAACACCCTTTACCTGGTCCTTTGGTTGGAGGGAATGTTGGAAATAGAGAGTTGTATAAGTGGATTGATGAAAGGATTGCAAACTGTGAATCTTCAAGCTTGGGCTATAGAGGAGATGTTTTGAGGTTGCTCTTGTCTTTACTGAAAATTTCATGTCAGTACTATGGAAAACTTCGGTCTCCTTTTGGCACTGACCAAACTTCGAAG GAGAGTGATTGCCCAGAGTTAGCTATTGCTAAGCGTTTAGGGTCTGTGAAAGGGAAGGGAGTGCAATCAGGCTTGTATAGTGCTGTCGTTCACTGCTTCCAGAACTTGCCTTCGGAAGCACAGATGCAG GCTACTGCTCTAGAGGTACAGAGGCTTCTTGTCTCTGGTAGAAAGAAGGAAGCTTTAGAATTTGCTCAGGAAGGTCAATTGTGGGGGCCAGCTCTTGTTATTGCATCTCAGCTTGGTGATCAG TTTTATGGTGATACTGTGAAGCTAATGGCACTAAAGCAATTAAAAGCTGGGTCACCATTGCGGACATTATGCCTAGTAGTTGCTGGCCAACCAGCAGATGTGTTTTCCACAGTTTCCCCCAGTAGCAATCTCCCTGGTTATGTAAATACTCCTCACCAGCCTGGACAG ATTGCAGCTAGCATGTTGGATGGATGGGAAGAGAACTTAGCCATCTTAACAGCTAACAGAACAAAAGATGATGAGCTTGTTATTATTCATCTTGGAGATTGCTTGTGGAAGGAGAGGGGTGAG GCTGCTGCTGCACACATATGCTATTTAGTTGCTGAAGCCAACTTTGAGCCTTATTCAGATGGTGCTAGACTTTGTCTTATTGGTGCCGATCATTGGAATTGTCCACGAACATATGTTAGCCCTGAGGCAATTCAG AGGACAGAACTATTCGAGTACTCAAAGACACTTGGAAATTCTCAGTTTCTCCTCCTACCTTTTCAGCCATATAAGCTTATTTATGCTTACATGCTGGCTGAAGTTGGAAAAATGGCTGATTCTTTGAA ATACTGTCAAGCCATTTTGAAGTCTTTGAGAACTGGTCGAACAACTGAAGTGGAAACTTGGAAACAAGTAGTGTCATCTCTTGAAGAACGATTAAGGATCCACCAGCAG GGTGGTTACTACACAAATTTGGCTCCAACTAAATTGGTCGGTAAATTGCTCACATTCTTTGATAATACTGCTCATCGTGTTGTTGGAGGCCAACCTCCACCTCTTTCTTCAACATTGCATAGCAGTGTTCATCAAAATGAATTTGCTCATCAGCTGCATGGCTCAGACACATCCAACAGTCAACCTACAATGGTCACGCGATCACTAATATCTTCTCCATCAATGGAATCAATGGCCATGCCATCACTGATGCCTTCTGCATCAATGGAACCCATTAGTCAATGGACTGGTCAGACTGACCTATCAGCAATGCCTAGTAGAAGCATCTCTGAGCCTGTCTTTGGTCAAAGTGACAGAAAG GTTAATTCTTCCAATGAAGCTAACTCATCTGGAACACAAGAAAAAGCAGCAGTGTCCAGTGGGTCTTCTCGATTTGGCCGTTTTGGTTCACAGCTATTCCAAAAGACTGTTGGTTTGGTCCTAAGATCTCGACCTCATCACCAG GCTAAACTGGGTGAGaagaacaaattttattatgatgaaAAGCTCAAAAGATGGGTTGAGGAAGGAGCTGAACCTCCGGCTGAGGAATCAGCTTTGCCACCTCCACCCACTAATGCAGCTTTCCAGAATGGAGTAAATGATCTCAGTGTAAAAGATACACCCAAAATTGAAGGCTTTCACAAAAGTAGTGAAAATAAAAGCTCCATCTCTTCTGAAAGGAGCTCAGGAATTCCTCCAATTCCACCCAGTTCGAACCAGTACTCTGCTCGTGCTCGAATGGGTATCCGCTCAAg GTATGTTGATACATTCAACAAGGGCGGAGGCAGCCCTGTAAGTTTATTCCAGTCTCCTGTTCGATCTGCAAAACCTGTGGCTGGTTCAAGTCCCAAGTTTTTCATCCCTTCTACGGTTACCCCTGCTGAAGAGATAGTTCAAAATACTGGGGAAAGCACCCAGGAAGCAGTCATGACCAATGAAAGTCCCGCAACATCTTATCAGCAAGTTTTATCTCCACTATCATCAACATCAACATTAGCACTACCGCCGCCACcaccaccatcatcatcatcatcgagTATGCAACGGTTTCCTAGCATGGATACTATTGTGCACAAAAGCACTGTAGCAGCGTCAGATGGAAACTCTAGACGTATAGCATCTTGGAGTGGAAGCCTGAGTAATGCATCCAGTCTTTCTACTACTAGGAAGGAAATAAAACCTCTAGAAGGAACCCTAAGTATACCTTACACTGACCCTGATTCTGGGGAAGACCTTCATGAAATCAAGCTTTGA